Genomic window (Streptomyces liliiviolaceus):
TCGCGCAGGAACTCCGGGTTCCACGCCACTTCCGCGTCCCGCCCCGCCGGTGCCAGCTGTGCGAGCCGTGCCCCCAGGCGGGCGGCCGTGCCGACCGGGACGGTGGACTTGCCGACCAGCAGGCAGGGGCGGGTCAGGTGTGGGCCGAGCGCCTCCACCGCGCCGTCCACGTACCGCAGGTCGGCGCCGGGCCCGTCGGTCCGCTGCGGGGTGCCGACGCACAGGAAGTGGACGTCGGCGAAGGCCGCGGCCTCTTCGTAGGACGTGGTGAACCGCAGTCGTCCGGTGGCGAGTTGGTCGCGCAGGAGGTCTTCGAGTCCGGGTTCGTAGAACGGGAGCCGGCCGGCCGAGAGGGCCGCGATCTTCTCGGCGTCCGTGTCCAGGCCCAGCGTCTCGAATCCGAGCGCGGCCATGCAGACCGCGTGGGTGGCTCCCAGGTATCCGGTGCCGATCACGGAGAGACGGAGGTCAGGGGATGTCGCAAGGGGTAAGGGGCGCGCGGCAGTGGCAGGGTTGGTCTTGCTCTGCACGGAGGACTCCATGTGTCGTCGGTTCGCCGGCGTGTCGTTCACTCTTCAGGGGTGCGCAGTTCCACCGGGACGGGCTGCGCGGCGGGCGCGCTCCTCGCGCGCCGCGCGCTCTGCCGGTCCTGCTCGCGCAGCGCGTCGGTGCTCAGCAGGGCCAGCGCGATCCAGATCAGGACGAAGCCGCTCCACCGCGAGGCCGGCATCTCCTCGTGGAACAGCACGACGCCGATGAGCAGTTGCAGCACCGGTGTCAGGTACTGGAGAAGCCCGATCGTGGCCAGCGGCAGCCGCCGGGCGGCCGCCGCGAACAGCAGGAGCGGGGCGACGACCGTCACACCGCCCGCGGCGAGGAGCATGGCGTGCCAGGGGGCGTCCTGGGTGAAGGTCCCGTGGCCGGTGGCCGTGTAGAAGGCCAGTCCGACCGCGGCCAGGGGGGCGAGGGTGAGGGCCTCGGTGGTGAGCCCGGCGAGCGCGTCGACGTCCCCGCCGACCTGCTTCTTGATCAGTCCGTAGAGCCCGAACGAGACCGCGAGGATCAGCGCGATCCAGGGCGGCCGGCCGTAGTCGACGGTGACGACCAGCACGGACAGGGCGCCCGTGGACACCGCCGCCCACTGGAGAGGGCGCAATTGTTCTCGTCGTACGAGCACGGCCAGTGCCACGGTCACCAGGGGGTTGATGAAGTAACCCAGCGACGCCTCGATGACGCGGTCGGTGTTGACGGCGTACACGTAGCAGCCCGAGTTCACCGCGAGCACGGCGGCCGCCCCCGCGAGCGCGGACACGCGCCGCCCCCGGCGCAGCAGCGCGCGCAGCCGGCCCGCGGCGCCGGTGGCCGCGACCACCAGCAGGCAGACCGGCAGCGTCCACAGGAGCCGCTGCAGGAGGATCTCCAGGGTGCTGGAGCTTTCCAGGAGCCGGAAGTACAGCGGGAACAGGCCCCACAGCACGTAGGCGGCGACCCCGTACAGGCCTCCTCGGCGTGCGTCGTTCACCGTCCCCCCAGCTGGCTTCTGTCCGCCTCCACGAGATCGCCCTCCACTAGATCGCTCTCCACGAGGTCGCCGCGGGGCCGGAAGCGCCGTATCCGCCGGCAGGCCTCCTCCACGACCGCGTCGTCCTTGGCGAAGCAGAACCGCAGCAGGTTCTCGCCGGTCGCCCCTTGGTAGAAGGCGCTGCCGGGGACCGAGGCCACACCGCCGTGCTCCAGCAACGCCATCGCCGCGCCCCGGGAGGTGCCGAAGCCCCACTGGGAGACGTCGGCCAGGACGTAGTACGCCCCCTTCGGGACGATGGGCGACATGCCGGCCGCGGCCAGCGCGTCGCACAACCGGTCGCGTTTGCGCTGGTAGTCCCACCGCATCTCGTCGAAGTAGCCGGACGGCAGGGCGAAGCCGGCGAGGACGCCGTGCTGCAGCGGATTGGGCGCGCAGACGTAGTACAGGTCGTTGACGAGGGCGATCGCCCTGGCCAGCGGCTCGGGCGCGAGGGCGTAGCCGAGGCGCCAGCCGGTGATGCTGAACGTCTTCGACAGGCCAGTGATGGTGACCGAGCGGGGCCACAGGCCGCCCACCGTGGCCGGCGAGAGGTGCGGGCAGTCGTCGTAGCGGATGTACTCGTAGATCTCGTCGCTGATGACGAGCAGGTCCCGGTCGTGTGCGACGCGCGCGACCGCTTCCAGCTCGGTGCGGCTGAACATCTTGCCGCTGGGGTTGGACGGCGTGCACACCA
Coding sequences:
- the rarD gene encoding EamA family transporter RarD, with the protein product MNDARRGGLYGVAAYVLWGLFPLYFRLLESSSTLEILLQRLLWTLPVCLLVVAATGAAGRLRALLRRGRRVSALAGAAAVLAVNSGCYVYAVNTDRVIEASLGYFINPLVTVALAVLVRREQLRPLQWAAVSTGALSVLVVTVDYGRPPWIALILAVSFGLYGLIKKQVGGDVDALAGLTTEALTLAPLAAVGLAFYTATGHGTFTQDAPWHAMLLAAGGVTVVAPLLLFAAAARRLPLATIGLLQYLTPVLQLLIGVVLFHEEMPASRWSGFVLIWIALALLSTDALREQDRQSARRARSAPAAQPVPVELRTPEE
- a CDS encoding pyridoxal phosphate-dependent aminotransferase translates to MRGRTDTGPASFPAAKRLRGLAQSDIRRMSRESDRLGAINLGQGICDLPTPTVVAEAAKAAIDADESIYTYPEGHLALRRAIAEKAERYNGLTVAPEGEVVVTVGATGAYTAAVNALLDPGDGILIMEPYYGYHVNAAVVAGLEPHFLTLAAPEFTLTEEALRAAVRPTTRAIVVCTPSNPSGKMFSRTELEAVARVAHDRDLLVISDEIYEYIRYDDCPHLSPATVGGLWPRSVTITGLSKTFSITGWRLGYALAPEPLARAIALVNDLYYVCAPNPLQHGVLAGFALPSGYFDEMRWDYQRKRDRLCDALAAAGMSPIVPKGAYYVLADVSQWGFGTSRGAAMALLEHGGVASVPGSAFYQGATGENLLRFCFAKDDAVVEEACRRIRRFRPRGDLVESDLVEGDLVEADRSQLGGR